GACAGCAAGGTATTTTTTCTAAGATCTGGTTAttgagatatattttttttcaccatttgaagcttttatttttctgtTCATAAAAGACTAAGGCTGATCTTGAGGAAGTTGCCAACGCTGAAGCTGATATTTTGAACTTTAAGCAAAAGGTCTCTGATCTTCATGGACAAGTCAACAACCAGGTCCAGCTGAGTTCCTCCTTGTTATGTGAATCATGCAACAAGCGATTCCTAAATACAAACAAGCTTGTCGAGTAAGGTTCTATTGCTAGTATTTTCTCACTATTTATAGTATTTTGCTGTCTCTTTAGAATCCTTAGTTGAACTATACAGCTTAAGATAGAGGTCTACTAAATTGGGCTCCCTTCTCCAGAGATGAACAAAATGCTGCCCTTTCTCCAGTGGTTAGCTCGTCAGTCAAAGCACCACCAATTGCTGGGCCTAATTCTGCACCTGACATGGTCTCGGCTACAGACATGGTAAGAGTGCGCAACACTCCTGCTTTGCCAGAAAGCGTCTTCCTGGGATTGCTATCACCTTTCTCTGAATGCTGCATGTTATTCTCTCTGGAAATGAAATCATGTAGTCAAAACTATATAAACAATGACACATGTAGTCGAAAACAATGACACATTTCAGGCAGATATTGAGCAATCAAGGAAGCAGACCACCTTCTTCAACAGACAAGCTGGCTCACCAGAAGCAGCAGCTGAGTACTGGCTACAAACGTAATACGAGTTCAGGTGATAGAATTGATAAATACAATGGATCCTCAttaggaaaaaggaaagaatgcCAAGAAGCAACAATCTTAGTGGTTCAGAATCTTTGATTTTCCTAGGTGTCACATCTACTGAGCAGCCAGGCACAACCAACCAAAGGGCTCAAAACACGCTGTCTTCGAAGGGTGAGGTTGCGAAGGATAGCCAAGATGGATCATTTACATCGAAGTGGAACTTTGCACAGGGACAGTACTCAAATAATCCACTTATAGGCAGGCTTCAAGGATCCAATGCCTATTCAAGTACTAAAACAAAGGTAATCTCATTTTGTGCCATAACAAAGATTCATTATACTCTTCTTGATCGCAACCAAACATCCCTTTTCTCCGTCTTTCTTTAAGATAAGCTTGCTTTGATAATGCCACTTTATATCTCAGGAATCTGGGGCTGCACCACCATCTGCATTAACCAAACTGACTAGTCTACTCAActttttgaaagaaagaacagcGCTGCTTGCAAGTGAGATGCAAAACTTAGATCTGGCTCGCCCCCAGGGGCCTACAGCTCCTCCTCCAAAAAGAAACTCCAGATGGGAAGTAGGATTGTATTACTGCGTGGTCACAAGAACCTTGTGGTATCGAAATGGGAAGCAACTGGCTTATGATGGAAGAAGTCCAgatgcaaatgatgcatgctcatGCATTACAGAAACTTCGATTGGACAAACGACCTTCGTTCTGGAGTAACTTTGTAAATTGCGCAGGTTAATCGTGTCTTCAGTCTTCACCATGATGTTTCTTATGCCAGATCTGTAGCAGCATTGACAGTCAACTCGGGTTGTActatattcttaaaaaaaaactctaggtCACAGTCGATGTACCTTGTTGGCTGTCCGCCGTCGTCCTACTCGTCCTACTTCCAGTTGGTTGGCGAGTGGCATCGGATATTTTTTCTGTACATAAACTTGACATGATTAACCTTTGTAAATACTATGTGTCTGTCTTTGAGATACTGTATGAGCTAATGGCAATTCcacgaaaaaaaaaaagttggcaGTTACAGTGCCAAAAAGAGCTAGCAATATACTTGTTTGAACACTGAGCCCCTACTTGTTTAGTCCTTCACCACGCGACAGGTGAAGCCCAAtccagagttttttttatatatattttctatcattaatatttatataaatagattCCTGATAATAATATTTACATAAATAGACGTCTACTGACTTTTAAAAGAGCTGTCCTTTTAGAAGGTGGTAAGAATGTTATGGTGACAGCGtcaccccttaccgccctctcagagagcggGTAGGATCCACCCCTGAGCGCAGCGCTCCTTACCGTTCTCTAAGAGGACGGGTAGGCCACATCCCTGCGCCCGCCATCCGGCTGTACCACCTCTTATCAGCCATTGAGAGGGCGAGTAGTCCCTCTTGCTGCCCTCTCAAGGGGCAGTTAGCCCCCTGTAACCTCTCCTTCCATTGCCCTCACGCTATAAAAAGATTGAAAATCAGCCAAAATAGctatttaaatctagaaaaaaaaagaaagaggaggagacgAGAGGGAAGCAGCGCGACGAAGCCCTATTGTTTTTTATCTGTGGATTTTAGATCTCGGTTTCTagtaatttttctagacttatgtttttattagtaattaaggtaccactagatctagagTCTAGCAATATAACAATAGTTACATTATAtgagatctagggtttagaaaggtAATCAGAAAATGATGCTTTTCTGACTTTT
The nucleotide sequence above comes from Phragmites australis chromosome 4, lpPhrAust1.1, whole genome shotgun sequence. Encoded proteins:
- the LOC133914795 gene encoding rho GTPase-activating protein REN1-like, which gives rise to MTHFRQILSNQGSRPPSSTDKLAHQKQQLSTGYKRVTSTEQPGTTNQRAQNTLSSKGEVAKDSQDGSFTSKWNFAQGQYSNNPLIGRLQGSNAYSSTKTKESGAAPPSALTKLTSLLNFLKERTALLASEMQNLDLARPQGPTAPPPKRNSRWEVGLYYCVVTRTLWYRNGKQLAYDGRSPDANDACSCITETSIGQTTFVLE